A genome region from Campylobacter concisus includes the following:
- a CDS encoding NAD(FAD)-utilizing dehydrogenase produces MRILNIYRLSLILLFILAFGAGLATFLENFYDTQTARVLVYEALWYECVMFACAICLAISIVKTKMYKKFGAFLIHLAFIVIFIGAALTRYFGEEGVMHLRTLQSSNVMQSVKPYLRVEMLGENFSYPLKLSLFGKNDFEFKNFIDGKEFIINLLGYKKDEKNAPATLSLEISFNGEKKSVKLKGGAGYELEPSVLSFGGQEVKFYFSSKALNLPFSLKLDEFILERYAGLNTPSSYTSKVSIAGGKYDISLNNPLTIDGYKIFQSSYDPDELGSAFEISRDPGKIPTYIGYFLLCLGFVANLFSKKSRFFRLLNFIKGSQIAFLAILLLNATPNFANENNKNLDAHASKFAKILTQADSRIAPAGSYSRAVISKISTKTTLFGLSSEELMLSFAISPKEWMDKRIVKITSERVGELLGVNEKFASFNDVFNENGEYKLAKFVEAANEKPVSKRDKFDNDVIKFDERLNVLYLALKGEILKFIPAKNGDKLTWLGVNEAFGSSEISNELKSVLGAYIENLSLCVKSGECKEADRSLEKISSYQRSTLGSLALSEGKVELEVLYNQMEIFKFLIYFYMILGLVSLALGFYRLFSGKKFRFESALSLAFYFGFAVHLLNLALRAYISGHAPWSDAYESLVYISLASVLAGVLFFKHQSFALGAASLFASVSLLVAHLNFINPQITNLVPVLKSFWLSVHVSVITASYGFLGFSFVLGLLGLLLMAIKNQKNEQKLSEQIRYLTATNELSLIIGLSLLTIGNFLGGVWANESWGRYWGWDSKESWSYITIIIYAIVLHLRFIPRLKNIFTFLVASVLSFSSVIFTYFGVNFYLSGLHSYANGDGFSVSNLLYLLLMLLALLIAFAYRGKDIKEI; encoded by the coding sequence ATGAGAATTTTAAATATCTACCGCTTGTCTTTGATATTATTATTTATTCTTGCTTTTGGTGCAGGGCTTGCGACTTTTTTAGAAAATTTTTATGACACACAAACGGCCAGAGTGCTTGTTTATGAAGCGCTTTGGTACGAGTGTGTTATGTTTGCTTGTGCCATTTGTTTAGCCATTAGTATCGTAAAAACCAAGATGTATAAAAAATTTGGCGCATTTTTGATACATCTTGCTTTTATCGTTATCTTCATCGGAGCTGCGCTTACAAGGTATTTTGGCGAAGAGGGCGTTATGCATCTTAGAACCTTGCAAAGCTCAAATGTAATGCAAAGCGTTAAGCCTTATCTTAGAGTCGAAATGCTTGGAGAAAATTTTAGTTATCCATTAAAATTAAGCTTATTTGGTAAAAACGACTTTGAGTTTAAAAATTTTATAGATGGCAAGGAATTTATAATTAACCTGCTTGGATATAAAAAAGATGAGAAAAACGCTCCTGCTACGCTTAGTTTAGAGATAAGCTTTAACGGCGAAAAAAAGAGTGTTAAGCTAAAAGGCGGAGCTGGATATGAGCTGGAGCCAAGTGTGCTAAGTTTTGGTGGGCAAGAGGTGAAATTTTACTTTAGCTCAAAGGCTTTAAATTTACCATTTTCATTAAAGCTTGACGAGTTTATTTTAGAGCGATATGCGGGGCTAAATACTCCATCATCTTATACAAGTAAAGTAAGTATCGCTGGCGGCAAGTACGACATCTCGCTAAATAATCCACTAACGATTGATGGCTATAAAATTTTTCAGTCTTCATACGATCCTGACGAGCTTGGAAGCGCTTTTGAGATCAGCCGTGATCCTGGCAAAATCCCAACTTACATAGGATATTTTTTACTTTGCCTTGGCTTTGTGGCAAATTTATTTAGTAAAAAGAGCCGATTTTTTAGACTGCTAAATTTTATAAAAGGTTCGCAAATTGCATTTTTGGCGATTTTGCTTTTAAATGCTACTCCAAATTTTGCTAATGAAAATAATAAAAATTTAGACGCTCATGCAAGCAAATTTGCCAAAATTTTAACTCAAGCTGATAGCAGAATCGCTCCAGCTGGCTCTTACTCAAGAGCTGTGATAAGTAAAATTTCAACCAAAACCACGCTATTTGGGCTTAGCAGCGAGGAGCTAATGCTCTCTTTTGCCATCTCGCCAAAAGAGTGGATGGACAAAAGGATAGTAAAGATCACAAGTGAGCGTGTGGGCGAGCTTTTGGGAGTTAATGAGAAATTTGCTAGTTTTAACGATGTCTTTAATGAAAATGGCGAGTATAAGCTTGCTAAATTTGTAGAAGCTGCAAATGAGAAACCCGTCTCGAAAAGAGATAAATTTGACAACGACGTTATCAAATTTGACGAGAGATTAAATGTCTTGTATCTTGCACTAAAGGGAGAAATTTTAAAATTTATACCAGCTAAAAATGGCGATAAATTAACGTGGCTAGGCGTAAATGAAGCCTTTGGCTCAAGCGAAATTTCGAATGAGCTTAAAAGCGTTTTAGGCGCTTATATAGAAAATTTAAGCCTTTGCGTAAAAAGTGGCGAGTGCAAAGAGGCTGATAGGAGCTTGGAGAAAATTTCAAGCTATCAAAGAAGCACTCTAGGCTCTCTTGCGCTAAGCGAGGGAAAGGTTGAGCTTGAGGTGCTTTATAACCAAATGGAAATTTTTAAATTTCTTATATATTTTTACATGATTCTTGGGCTAGTTTCGCTCGCTCTTGGTTTTTATAGGCTATTTTCTGGAAAGAAATTTAGATTTGAAAGCGCATTAAGCCTTGCATTTTATTTTGGCTTTGCGGTGCATTTGTTAAATTTAGCTCTTCGTGCTTATATCTCAGGGCATGCACCTTGGAGTGATGCCTATGAGAGCTTAGTGTATATCTCGCTTGCAAGTGTACTAGCTGGAGTTTTATTTTTTAAACATCAAAGCTTTGCTCTTGGAGCTGCTTCACTTTTTGCAAGTGTGAGCTTGCTTGTAGCTCATCTAAATTTTATAAATCCACAAATAACAAATCTAGTTCCAGTTTTAAAGTCATTTTGGCTTAGTGTGCATGTAAGTGTCATCACGGCAAGCTACGGCTTTTTAGGCTTTAGCTTTGTGCTTGGGCTTCTTGGGCTTCTTTTAATGGCTATAAAAAATCAAAAAAACGAGCAAAAGCTTAGCGAGCAGATAAGATACCTCACCGCAACTAATGAGCTAAGCCTCATCATAGGACTTAGCTTGCTAACTATTGGAAATTTCCTTGGCGGTGTCTGGGCAAACGAGAGCTGGGGTAGATACTGGGGCTGGGACAGCAAAGAGAGCTGGTCGTACATTACGATAATTATTTATGCCATTGTGCTTCATTTAAGATTTATTCCAAGATTAAAAAATATTTTTACCTTTTTAGTAGCTAGCGTACTATCTTTTAGTTCAGTTATTTTTACCTATTTTGGTGTAAATTTCTATCTAAGCGGACTTCACTCATACGCAAATGGCGATGGATTTAGCGTTTCAAATTTGCTTTATTTGCTTTTAATGCTCTTGGCTTTGCTAATCGCCTTTGCTTATAGAGGTAAGGATATAAAAGAGATTTAG
- a CDS encoding NosL family protein has protein sequence MILRSILGSALLATILFGASANEQTVKMKPMFQSVDPSKATLVGSGEGKEYCAVCGMNLVKFYKTNHVYNGKQVASLHCLYELTEGKIPSEAQVVDTKNLNLIDVNKAFYVVGSSVKGTMTRNSKYAFSTEADAKEFQAENGGEIMNFAKAYEIAGQDFEGDNKMIKAKREDGVYVHGKEFYEANCDKTDPKSFKAISELKAHLKKVCDAKEANKAPEYDKHLQAAALYLWDAPANLGTSNQASKPKQEIKKPERIVVPKGARCAVCGMLVKNSPWATLIKADGKDYYFDGVKDMAQFYFADSKMKDAYVSDYYTLEKLDAKDAFYVHGSNVYGPMGDEFIPFKDEAKAVSFLKDHAGKGVIRFDEIKNFIGK, from the coding sequence ATGATTTTACGTTCTATCTTGGGTTCAGCACTGCTAGCAACCATACTTTTTGGTGCCTCGGCAAATGAGCAAACTGTCAAAATGAAACCGATGTTTCAAAGCGTGGATCCTAGTAAGGCTACACTAGTAGGAAGTGGCGAGGGCAAGGAGTATTGTGCTGTTTGTGGAATGAATTTGGTTAAATTTTATAAGACTAATCACGTCTACAATGGCAAACAAGTAGCGTCACTACACTGCCTATACGAGCTAACAGAAGGCAAGATCCCAAGCGAGGCACAAGTCGTTGATACTAAAAATCTAAATTTAATCGATGTCAATAAAGCTTTTTATGTCGTTGGTAGTAGTGTCAAGGGCACAATGACTAGAAATAGTAAATATGCCTTCTCAACCGAGGCTGATGCAAAAGAATTTCAAGCAGAAAATGGCGGCGAGATAATGAATTTTGCTAAAGCTTACGAGATCGCTGGACAGGATTTTGAAGGCGATAATAAAATGATAAAAGCTAAGCGTGAGGACGGCGTTTACGTACATGGTAAGGAATTTTACGAGGCAAACTGCGACAAAACTGATCCAAAAAGCTTTAAGGCTATCTCTGAGCTAAAAGCTCATCTTAAAAAAGTATGCGACGCAAAAGAGGCTAACAAAGCTCCAGAGTACGACAAGCACTTGCAAGCCGCTGCTCTTTATCTATGGGACGCTCCAGCAAATTTAGGTACTAGCAACCAAGCCTCAAAACCTAAACAAGAAATAAAAAAACCTGAGAGAATAGTCGTACCAAAAGGTGCAAGATGTGCGGTATGTGGCATGCTTGTCAAAAATTCTCCATGGGCGACGCTCATCAAAGCAGATGGCAAGGATTATTATTTTGATGGCGTAAAAGATATGGCACAATTTTATTTTGCGGATAGCAAAATGAAAGATGCTTATGTGAGCGATTATTACACGCTAGAAAAGCTTGATGCAAAAGATGCGTTTTATGTTCATGGCTCAAACGTTTATGGACCAATGGGCGATGAGTTTATCCCATTTAAAGATGAAGCAAAGGCAGTGAGCTTTTTAAAAGATCATGCTGGCAAAGGTGTCATAAGATTTGACGAGATAAAGAATTTTATCGGTAAATAG
- a CDS encoding acyl-ACP--UDP-N- acetylglucosamine O-acyltransferase: MIGKNFINYAAVLLFKDRKDHLFSFCLFALIIFVLSSVLFISGSIQHDLINLVKDRSSIVVSAFRAGKNDLMHPGYIYDISKIDGVSDVRGVVDGEYYFVQKRVWFHLYEDDSLKEDEMIVGEGVKAAMNELYYDESFNFLTEERMIPVKILKTMPVQSGLITNNAIFLHPNTLRAILNLKDEEYTKLYVEVPNTDEISEVALKIENLYPNSFALSIEDEVAKVRHLYYYKGGIFMSIYVSVMLIFFVLLKNQISLAYGSKKREIAILRSIGFCIKDIIFLKFIQNFIVSVSAFLLGVMLAYLFVFVLNAPLLKGIFLGDELLNFTNFTPILEFDKLFLIFVFGVIPFLAFVLIPSWRVASSDINEGLK, translated from the coding sequence ATGATAGGTAAAAATTTTATAAACTACGCCGCGGTTCTGCTTTTTAAAGATAGAAAGGATCACCTTTTTAGCTTTTGCCTCTTTGCACTCATTATATTTGTGCTAAGCTCGGTACTTTTCATTTCTGGATCGATCCAACATGATCTTATAAATTTAGTAAAAGATAGATCCAGTATCGTAGTGAGCGCATTTCGTGCTGGCAAAAATGATCTCATGCACCCTGGCTATATCTACGATATCTCGAAGATCGATGGCGTAAGTGATGTAAGGGGCGTGGTTGATGGAGAGTACTACTTCGTTCAAAAGCGTGTTTGGTTTCATCTATATGAAGATGATAGCTTAAAAGAGGATGAGATGATCGTCGGAGAAGGTGTAAAGGCGGCGATGAATGAGCTTTACTACGACGAGAGCTTTAATTTTTTGACTGAAGAGCGCATGATACCAGTAAAGATATTAAAGACCATGCCGGTACAAAGTGGCTTAATCACAAATAACGCTATATTTTTGCATCCAAATACGCTAAGGGCTATCTTAAATTTAAAAGATGAAGAGTATACAAAGCTCTACGTTGAGGTGCCAAACACCGACGAGATCAGTGAAGTAGCTTTAAAGATAGAGAATTTATATCCAAATTCTTTCGCTCTTAGTATAGAAGATGAGGTGGCTAAGGTTAGGCACCTTTACTATTATAAGGGTGGAATTTTTATGAGCATTTATGTTAGCGTTATGCTTATATTCTTTGTCTTGCTTAAAAACCAAATTTCACTCGCCTATGGTAGTAAAAAGCGCGAAATAGCTATTTTAAGAAGCATTGGTTTTTGTATAAAAGACATTATATTTTTAAAATTTATACAAAATTTCATCGTTAGTGTTAGTGCTTTTTTGCTAGGTGTTATGCTGGCTTATCTCTTTGTTTTTGTATTAAATGCTCCACTTTTAAAAGGGATATTTTTAGGTGATGAGCTTTTAAATTTTACAAATTTCACGCCTATTTTAGAGTTTGATAAGCTCTTTTTGATCTTTGTTTTTGGTGTTATACCATTTTTAGCATTTGTGCTCATACCTTCATGGCGAGTAGCAAGTAGTGACATAAATGAGGGGCTGAAATGA
- a CDS encoding ABC transporter ATP-binding protein, protein MINIRGVSLVYNQNKQNEFCALKNINLDINDGELVILKGISGSGKSTLLSLIALLQKPTSGEILIDGTNIAKLPDAFCSEFRHKRLGLVFQNFNLIEGLSVYENLLAPFALTNFKANVRDEMIKRALELANISHKRDENVSNLSGGERQRCAVARALSMDANIILADEPTANLDRQNAHAFLGLLESFKALKKSVIVATHDSIFDELSATDRVVSLQNGEIV, encoded by the coding sequence ATGATAAATATAAGAGGTGTTAGCCTAGTTTATAACCAAAACAAACAAAATGAGTTTTGTGCTTTAAAAAATATAAATTTAGATATTAATGACGGCGAGTTAGTGATACTAAAAGGCATTAGTGGAAGCGGTAAAAGCACCCTACTTTCACTTATTGCCCTACTTCAAAAACCAACTAGTGGAGAAATTTTGATAGATGGCACTAACATCGCAAAGTTACCTGATGCCTTTTGCTCCGAGTTTAGACACAAAAGGCTTGGACTTGTATTTCAAAATTTTAACCTCATCGAGGGACTAAGTGTATATGAAAATTTACTAGCTCCATTTGCTCTAACAAATTTCAAGGCAAATGTGCGAGATGAGATGATAAAGAGGGCACTTGAGCTTGCAAACATCTCTCACAAAAGAGATGAAAATGTATCAAATTTAAGCGGCGGCGAGCGTCAAAGATGTGCGGTAGCTAGGGCTTTATCTATGGATGCTAACATCATCTTGGCTGATGAGCCAACGGCAAATTTAGACAGACAAAACGCACATGCATTTTTAGGCTTGCTAGAGTCTTTTAAAGCTCTAAAAAAGAGTGTTATTGTCGCTACTCACGATAGCATTTTTGATGAGCTAAGTGCAACAGATAGGGTTGTCAGCTTGCAAAATGGAGAGATAGTATGA
- a CDS encoding pseudouridine synthase, which yields MEKTRLNKFISHNTNYSRREADELIKAGKVSIAGRVVSDLATSVDEDDKVRINGRLIKLKKEFTVIVYHKQKGELVSKKDDRGRKTIYDTLDKKFAKFVSVGRLDYASEGLLLLTDAPAIATALMNSDLEREYYLKVKGEVTKEVIEAMTNGFFAKDATKGAHAKTTIKSMEFKPFLAYKVFGSSGGYTKLKVIINEGQNRELRRFFGYFDLEVMDLKRVSFGRVSLDMLKPGKWRYFENSEYEDLRDFLKVNNVRY from the coding sequence ATGGAAAAAACAAGACTTAATAAATTTATCTCACACAACACAAACTACTCACGCCGTGAGGCAGATGAGCTGATAAAAGCTGGTAAGGTTAGCATAGCAGGACGTGTGGTTAGCGACCTTGCCACAAGTGTGGATGAAGATGATAAAGTGCGTATAAATGGTCGTTTGATAAAGCTAAAAAAGGAATTTACTGTTATCGTTTATCATAAACAAAAGGGTGAGCTTGTTAGCAAAAAAGATGACCGCGGACGAAAGACGATCTACGACACATTAGATAAGAAATTTGCTAAATTTGTTAGCGTAGGGCGCTTAGACTATGCAAGCGAGGGACTACTTTTACTAACTGACGCCCCAGCAATCGCCACAGCGCTCATGAATAGTGACTTAGAGCGCGAATACTATCTAAAGGTAAAAGGCGAAGTGACAAAAGAGGTAATTGAGGCGATGACAAATGGCTTTTTCGCCAAGGACGCCACCAAAGGCGCTCACGCAAAAACCACTATAAAATCAATGGAATTTAAGCCTTTTCTAGCCTACAAAGTCTTTGGCTCAAGTGGTGGCTATACAAAACTAAAGGTAATCATCAACGAGGGGCAAAATAGGGAGCTTCGCCGCTTCTTTGGCTACTTTGACCTTGAAGTAATGGATCTAAAAAGGGTTAGCTTTGGACGTGTTAGCCTTGATATGCTAAAGCCTGGCAAATGGCGCTACTTCGAAAATAGCGAATATGAAGACCTAAGAGACTTTTTAAAGGTTAATAACGTTAGATACTAA
- a CDS encoding ribonuclease J encodes MVANKAVHELRLEPMKYLNSSEYKIRITPLGGLGEIGGNMTIFETETSAIIVDIGMSFPSESMHGVDILIPDFDYVRKIKDKIKGVIITHAHEDHIGAVPYFYKEFKFPIYATPLPLGMINNKFEEHGLKQERSLFRSVEKRKPYLIGDFEVEWIHITHSIIDASALAITTKAGTIIHTGDFKIDHTPIDGYPTDLGRLAYYGERGVLCLMSDSTNSYREGFTKSESSVGKTFDAIFSKAKGRVIMSTFSSNIHRVYQAIEWGLKYNRKVCVIGRSMERNLYTAMELGYIKLDKKIFIDANEVGKFKDNEVLIVTTGSQGETMSALYRMATDEHKYIKIKPTDQIIISSKAIPGNESSISTVLNFLIKSGASVAYQDFSEIHVSGHAAQEEQKLMLRLIKPKFFLPVHGEYNHIAKHKETAISCGVDERNIYLMSDGDQMEICQKYLKRVKTVKTGKVFIDNQINKQISDDVVIDRQNLAEAGVVMIIAQISRHGAKLINKPRVISYGLVGNKQDAEFSKEMQEILTQFLSNVKEELLKDGRLLESQVRQVIRKHIFRKVKKYPTIVPIIYLM; translated from the coding sequence ATGGTGGCAAACAAGGCCGTTCACGAGCTTCGTCTGGAGCCAATGAAGTATCTAAACTCAAGTGAGTATAAAATTCGCATAACTCCACTTGGCGGGCTAGGCGAGATCGGCGGAAATATGACTATCTTTGAAACCGAAACCAGCGCCATCATCGTTGATATCGGCATGAGTTTTCCGAGCGAGAGCATGCACGGCGTGGATATACTAATCCCTGACTTTGACTATGTTAGAAAAATAAAAGACAAGATAAAAGGCGTCATCATCACTCACGCACACGAAGATCACATCGGCGCGGTACCATATTTTTACAAAGAGTTTAAATTTCCGATTTACGCCACACCTTTGCCGCTTGGCATGATAAATAACAAATTCGAAGAGCACGGCTTAAAGCAGGAGCGCTCGCTTTTCCGCTCTGTCGAAAAAAGAAAGCCATATCTAATAGGCGACTTTGAGGTTGAATGGATACACATCACACACTCTATCATCGATGCTAGCGCGCTAGCCATCACGACAAAGGCGGGCACCATCATCCATACGGGTGACTTTAAGATTGACCACACACCGATAGATGGCTATCCAACCGACCTTGGCAGACTTGCATACTACGGCGAAAGAGGTGTATTGTGCCTAATGAGCGATAGCACGAACAGCTACCGAGAGGGCTTTACTAAAAGTGAAAGCAGCGTGGGCAAAACCTTTGATGCGATTTTCTCAAAGGCCAAGGGTCGCGTCATAATGAGCACATTTAGCTCAAACATCCACCGCGTCTATCAAGCAATCGAGTGGGGGCTAAAATACAACCGCAAGGTCTGCGTCATCGGTAGATCAATGGAGAGAAATTTATATACTGCAATGGAGCTTGGTTATATCAAACTCGATAAGAAAATTTTTATCGATGCTAACGAAGTCGGCAAATTTAAAGATAACGAAGTGCTGATTGTCACTACAGGCTCTCAGGGTGAGACTATGAGCGCACTCTACAGAATGGCTACCGATGAACACAAATACATCAAAATAAAACCAACCGATCAGATAATAATCAGCTCAAAGGCGATCCCTGGTAATGAAAGCAGTATCTCAACTGTATTAAATTTCCTAATAAAATCAGGTGCAAGTGTCGCTTATCAAGACTTTAGCGAGATCCACGTCAGCGGTCACGCAGCACAAGAAGAACAAAAGCTAATGCTACGTCTTATAAAACCAAAATTTTTCTTGCCAGTTCACGGCGAGTACAATCACATCGCAAAGCATAAAGAGACAGCTATAAGCTGCGGCGTAGACGAGAGAAATATCTATCTAATGAGCGATGGCGATCAAATGGAGATCTGTCAAAAATACTTAAAACGTGTAAAAACGGTAAAAACTGGTAAAGTCTTCATAGACAATCAAATAAATAAACAAATATCAGACGATGTCGTCATCGATAGACAAAATCTTGCCGAAGCAGGTGTCGTCATGATAATCGCTCAAATTTCACGTCATGGCGCAAAGCTAATAAACAAGCCTCGTGTCATTAGCTACGGACTTGTAGGCAATAAACAAGATGCGGAGTTTAGCAAAGAGATGCAAGAAATTTTGACGCAGTTTTTAAGCAACGTCAAAGAGGAGCTTTTAAAAGATGGCAGACTACTCGAGTCACAAGTACGTCAAGTGATTAGAAAGCATATCTTTAGAAAGGTCAAAAAGTACCCAACTATCGTGCCGATTATCTATCTAATGTAA
- a CDS encoding 16S rRNA (adenine(1518)-N(6)/adenine(1519)-N(6))-dimethyltransferase, translating to MIKAKKHFGQNFLQDKATLDKIIQAIPKDVANVVEIGPGLGDLTFRLLQIYKTTCFEIDCELFQILKAKFANEIQNGQLKLFCKDALEQWQEEGGLSSENYFLVANLPYYVATKMILNAIDDEKCLGLIVMIQKEVALKFSAKSKDKEFSSLSILASLQGRCQLLFDVDAKLFNPPPKVISSVIKLQKTKKIFGKDGIFKDVKQYEAFKAFLRAAFVSPRKTLLKNLSTNFEKKALEEIFEDLGLAQNLRPHELDVDSYLKVFERLKEDNERQKRRESCNQPKQKQQKTKI from the coding sequence ATGATAAAGGCAAAAAAGCACTTTGGACAGAATTTTTTACAAGACAAAGCGACACTAGACAAGATCATCCAAGCGATACCCAAGGACGTAGCAAACGTCGTTGAGATTGGGCCTGGCTTAGGTGATTTGACATTTAGACTTTTGCAAATTTACAAGACGACCTGTTTTGAGATAGATTGTGAGCTGTTTCAAATTTTAAAGGCCAAATTTGCAAATGAGATACAAAATGGACAATTAAAACTTTTTTGTAAAGATGCTTTAGAGCAGTGGCAAGAAGAGGGCGGACTAAGTAGTGAGAACTACTTTTTGGTCGCAAATTTGCCCTATTATGTTGCTACGAAGATGATCCTAAATGCGATAGATGACGAAAAATGCCTTGGGCTTATTGTGATGATACAAAAAGAGGTTGCTCTTAAATTTAGTGCAAAGAGCAAGGATAAAGAATTTAGCTCTTTATCGATCCTCGCTTCACTTCAAGGTAGGTGTCAGCTTTTGTTCGACGTGGATGCAAAGCTTTTTAATCCACCTCCAAAGGTCATATCTTCGGTCATCAAACTACAAAAAACAAAAAAGATTTTTGGCAAAGACGGGATTTTCAAAGATGTGAAACAATACGAGGCTTTTAAAGCATTTTTAAGAGCTGCGTTTGTTTCGCCAAGAAAGACGCTTTTGAAAAATTTATCTACAAATTTCGAAAAAAAAGCATTAGAAGAAATTTTTGAAGACCTAGGCTTAGCTCAAAATTTGCGTCCACACGAGCTAGATGTCGATTCTTATCTAAAAGTATTTGAAAGATTAAAGGAAGATAATGAACGACAAAAACGAAGAGAAAGTTGTAACCAACCAAAGCAAAAACAACAAAAGACGAAGATTTAG